The sequence AACAATAGATACATACACATTTGAGCAAAGCCTtgataaggtaggcctacagaaTCCATTAAATGGAGACATTCATACTCTTCATAGTTAAACTTTAGCAATTTTGTGATCATTTGTATATGCACGCTGATGTATTTCCTGCACCTAATGGAGACATATAGGCTGTGTTTTCATGCTAGCTAGGGTGTGCTTACTGCATTCTTCTCAGAGCACCAGaagggtattccagaaagcgggtttactggcttaactgggtatgttaacccagagttagcggtaaacctgggatttcagttccagaacgctcaaatatgatcaggctatgtaagtaactagcctatggtaacataggctctgaacttaacctggtagggggtaggttttgttcaggttatgttcaattatgttcggttatttcaaTGCATGTTCAaccaggccgctatttttacacttgtcacacaatggcgtttcattttgacgaaggtccgattgacaaagaagcataaaatcatgtaatattcatccgtgcaattcaccgtgagagggcgataagaccacgacatcacatgatagcctatccattcttttccaaacaagtttttcaagagcgctagagtttttcagctgaatcctaaatagcctataggctaggcttgaaaagcattctccatccctacattagCCTAtgcatggtggattagaatagaataaaataaatctttaatgtaggctaggctagctagcctacaccatagtggacatttgtctttggctcaccagacagatggacaaacaacatctcagacacattgaagatataattaaaacaagtacagtacaaaaaagggaaaacatatagaaaattaataaataagtttaaataaaGACTGCATAACAGCTGTCATGCAGTTAGGCCTATGCgtgttgtcactaagtttggttaagaatgctgatggcatttgggataaaatagtttttaataggctacacacgctctcTGAAAATGTATAATAATTTTGAATTTCAGACTCTGCCTccctgggatgctctttttcatacccaatgtTCATACCCAATGTTCCCAGTTACCCTAAAtagttgtgaaatattcctccttttgttttctttatcattgcacaacttttccagcattttgttacccccttTCTAACTGTTTTTGAAATGTGTTGCTGGTTTCACATTCAAAATGAGCATATATTTCCacgaaatagtcaaatttgtcattttcaacatttgatatgttgtctgtgtccttttggcAACTAACTATGAGTTtatgagatttgcagattattgcattctgtttttattactactacacacaacacacatcctctccgACTGGAAGTTTTTGTAGTGtcggtcggtgcgtaaagtttgccttgcgctaaagcagttaATTTGTTTTcttggacacaaacccacgaggatcattattacccaactggcaggtcagcatcacttattaagttttccaaatgtgcaccaACGATAGGCTGTCTTAGCTGGTGAGCTTCAATTAACGGGCTTTGGCTTTTTCAGAATGTCCTTAAGGTCGAATAGATAGGTAGGTCACTTCTATTTttggatgctctcaatggtgttggtgtttaaaacatatttttattttaataattgCCAGATGATATGTGATTATGCTTCACATCTTATCACAAACATGGGGGCGAAATGGTAGggcccagtaggcctacacgatGCCAGGAATGATGTAGCCTATCCGGGAGTCTAATTTGGCCTACACCTTACTAGAATATTATCAGATCGACTACAGACTAATTAATGTTTaggctgtaatttaatgttataTGTGCAATTACAGGAGAACTTGATTGGTATGCTACTGGGGGATAGAGGAaaggctacccatgccttccgacattcatCACCCTTCCGATGCTGGAGCGCAACGGTTTAACTTGGtccacagctgcagaacccgcGTCAAAATAGAcaattacatttgggattctcaagGAGTCTATGGtccactcaatctgtgacaaggtaggctagtttaagaaagcatcattcaaagcagttAATACAATACGTAATGTCCActaaattatttaattgtgcttttgacattaaataggctatcctaaacgtaggcctacgcatttacacggtcagttaggctattctctgtcAAGCAAGGTGTCGTTCCTTGGCAGACGCataagtattgctctttttttgttattacagttctctcctcgtAAGACTCGAGGAGAACTTGCTACTCCGCCTatgaaaaatacggtgctcttcgtttcgccggtttcactcatggtttcgacaCTCGATAGATGATGCCTTCATGagttcgccgtgaacgcgcacaactcaaggttatctaacacagggttgattgaactacatgtaactggtaaccggtgttttggaaccgacagctcggaTTTAGTCGctacaggttcagacaacccagaggtcaagttttatctcagtgtttgttaaacctcctttctgtaaTACCCCCCTGGTATGTAAAGCCAACGAATCAGAGCGTGCTAGACAGCAAATTTACTTGATGGTATGAGTTTGGTAcctagatagagatagatagagattaAATTAAGGGATTAATTAATTACCTCCCTTACTTACTCACATTCATGGACAGTGTTTATTTCTAATACTAAGCCTATGAAAGATACAAATGAATCAGTATGACACAGTATGACATCAAATGAAAATATTGACGGAGCAGATTTTGTTACCGCTGCTGCCACTTGTAATATCTGTTACTCCAATGACCTTCATAAGACTTATGGGATTTATTCACATTCAGTGAACATGCAGGAAAACCATAACTACAAAATGAGATTAGATTTGTGCGATTAAATTGGATGGAAAGTGTATGTAATTGAAATGCATGTGTTTTGAATAGTCGGCTCCATGATCCTGCTCTTAAGCAGTAGAGGGTAGATCTTCAGGTTTGTCACTGCTGCCATGATGTGAGGGAGAAACAGCAGATGGGAAAAACCTTGTCTAAAAGAGGAAAACCGACAAAATATTCTTCATGATCCACAGTTGATCCACAAAAACCAGACTCAGAACAAGTAAATGTTAGCTCTTTTGTTGATGCCTTACCTCAGATGTGTTCACAGTATCAGTAGCTGTTTCATATGATGGGGGCAAATACTGGGCCTGCAGACTTGAAGTTTGTTTGACAACACTCACCTCTGGGGTAGACGATGAGATGGCATTGTAAGTAATAACTGATACTGCAGCTGAGAGCATGAACTCCAACAGAGACAACACTAACATTACCCCAGAAATCCCATGGATAGTTTCCTGAAAACAGGAAAAAGGACATTACGTATAAATACAAATTACTGATCAGACACAGacatgtgcatgggtgtgtacaAATTACATTTCTTTCTAATTTCTCAAGTAACAAAATTCTTTTACCTGTAAATAAAGGCTTCAAACTTATTTTAATGGCACAATGACAAGAAGGAGAATTCAATCTCGGACATTGGTGATGCGCACCTGGAACGTCTGGTATTGGGCTACGTTGTCCCAGTTAGGGGCAAGACCACCCCTTTCAACGGTTTTAGATGAATTAGGTACCCCTTTAGTGCTAAATGGGCACccacaggggtgtagtggtaaaataagaggtgggtaaactataaatactgtgatcacggtaaggtggactgtgccatgtggtagggcaattccatgaaaaattgactttttgtcacatccataaggacagtgaaatgccttggcatttgtatgatgtgaacgataacattcatttttttgtgaatttttctcatgtacattcttcagccaaaaattccaaatgctcaaatttcatgtaatcattcacatcataccataccatcacattttattggtgttatggatgttttttaaaaaggcattcagaacatgattgatgatggtggaggttactgtccaatgtttataacattaCCAGTGGTATCAAATAGTTCATAGTGTTGATGAgtttacatattgtgaatgtggataatacagtgagTGTTtttatgttaaaagttgcaattggtgaataaactcttttgagaggtggataaactctatttctgaaattccaGAGGcagataaactgtgtttacttgtgtttagcctccatTACAGCCCTGGGTACCCAGTACCTTTAACATTGATGAAAAGGGAAATTCCTACACAATGGCATAATGCAAAGACATGAGCAACCTCCAACAACCCTTTCCTGCAGCACAGGGCAGGCACCCTTTTCATAATGATGACACACTATTTTTTGAATGGTGATTTAACAGGCGGGGGATAAGGCCCTTTGGACTGCGGTAATACAGTATTTCACGCCCTGTGTTCATATTGTGTAACTTCAGAtgtgctaaataaaaaatgtggcTTGGCGTAGCtaatgtttcagactcatctcagAGCAATCAATGCACAGAAGTCCATACAACATAAAATGTTGGTGCCGCAAGGACAGCCCATGCGTTCTGCCTGGATGATGAGATGTATTCCAATTGTACTGTGCACGTCCGCAGACTGTGGCTTCAGATTAAGATTATAGATTTTAATATTATAATACCATATTGTAGTAGCAGTTGTAATAGCAGGAATCCTGAATCTTGAAATCCAGGCAATACAGAACTATGGCGACTGCTGCAGTTAAGCAGCTGAAGATATTAATTGTCAGCAAGACTTTGTCCTGTTACAAAAAGAAAAAGCCTCACCATTATTAACTCGTTAAAGTATGTCATAAAAACTGGATGACAGAATTCAGTTAATCAGGTAATACGTGTtctaaaggatctttggtaatACTCACCAAACTCTGACTGGAGTTGTCTTTGGCATTAACAACAGTGAGATAACCTGCAATGACATGCtgagggccacacacacacacacacagagagagaaagagacagtatTGGAGATAACTTCATGAAATTATGCAGTACAAAACCTATATTAAGGCATATATTCACAAGTATTCATAATATAAAATTCACTATCATGCAAGTTAGAATAGCACATAAATCAGTAAATTAATCTTACAATAACTGAGCCCCAGAACATGATGCCAGACTTTGCTGATACAGTAATGGCATCAATTGTTGTCACAATGCCGAACAAAAACACAATCACACCAATCAGCACCTGAACTGTCTGTGGAAAGTGAAACAGAAACAGTGA is a genomic window of Alosa sapidissima isolate fAloSap1 chromosome 10, fAloSap1.pri, whole genome shotgun sequence containing:
- the LOC121721179 gene encoding high affinity immunoglobulin epsilon receptor subunit beta-like, with protein sequence MSTSVASGNGLVVVTHVYREEDASKGDAPPNVVVPPVSPWLENGAPRAVQPRNGAITQFINVLEPFVRRDQTTLGTVQVLIGVIVFLFGIVTTIDAITVSAKSGIMFWGSVIHVIAGYLTVVNAKDNSSQSLDKVLLTINIFSCLTAAVAIVLYCLDFKIQDSCYYNCYYNMETIHGISGVMLVLSLLEFMLSAAVSVITYNAISSSTPEVSVVKQTSSLQAQYLPPSYETATDTVNTSETRFFPSAVSPSHHGSSDKPEDLPSTA